The DNA sequence TTAAACAAGAGATTACAATAGAGTTGTTAGATTTTTGGCTCAATGGAAGCGTACTTGTAAATTATGATATTTATCTCACACGGCTTGATGCTGAAAAGCTATTGAAAGATAAGGGAATTCCGACACGACACATAAGTCAGGCACTAAGAAGCGATGCACTTGATAAGTATGTACTCTTTAAAAATGTTTGTTTGAATTTTATCGGAGAAGAGCTTACAGCAGATTTTAAAACTCTTATACTTGATCCGATTAATGAAATGTATGTGAAGCCCTATGAAGCAAGCAAAGCACACAAAGCGAAACAGCTCAAAGTTGCCAGAGATTTAATAGTGAAGTTCAAGCCAGACTTAGGCAAAGCTATTGAACAGCTGCGAGGATTAGATCCTCATACAATAGCGGGAACTTTTGAAGAGACGATCCTCTTAAAGATGGAACAGATGCAGCACTTGATTATAAATCAGTTGGAAGCATAAATGCCAAGCATATCAAGAAAGATATGTGGCAAGCACGGCATCTATACAGGTGCCAAGTGTAGTGAGTGCAAAGCTGAAAGAGACAAGCACTACAACAAGACATCAAGAAACGAAGAGGCAACAGCCTTTTACAACTCTACCAAGTGGAGAAAGGTTAGGAAGCAGGTACTTATTCGAGACGGTGGCGTGTGTTGTGTTTGTGGTTGTGCAAATCAAAAGATGATAGTTGATCACATCAAAGAGATTAGTGACGGCGGGTGCAAACTATGTTACGACAACTTAAGAACGGTTTGTGTCTCATGTCATAACACAATCACAGCTGAAAATAAGAAGAACAGAGGACAATGAGAGTACACGGGGGCAGTATAAAATTCTGGGAAACTAAAGGCTGTTGTTTATCGAACATACAGTCACGAAGAAAAGAACTTGAAATTTCAAAATATTTGAAAAGGTAACATAAATAATAACATATAAGGAGGCTAAGAAGATGCACACGCAAAAAGAAGCTTTGATTA is a window from the Sulfurimonas hydrogeniphila genome containing:
- a CDS encoding HNH endonuclease, which encodes MPSISRKICGKHGIYTGAKCSECKAERDKHYNKTSRNEEATAFYNSTKWRKVRKQVLIRDGGVCCVCGCANQKMIVDHIKEISDGGCKLCYDNLRTVCVSCHNTITAENKKNRGQ